The proteins below come from a single Streptomyces sp. MRC013 genomic window:
- a CDS encoding ATP-binding cassette domain-containing protein, with protein MADRPDAGAVPAGPAVEAEGLVKAFGAHRAVDGLDLTVPAGTVYGLLGPNGAGKTTTVRTLATLVRPDGGRARVFGRDVVREAGAVRGLIGLTGQYASLDEDLTGAENLVLLGRLAGLPKRSARDRADRVLEAFALAGAAGRRVGGYSGGMRRRLDIAASLLAAPALLFLDEPTTGLDPRSRGQVWDVVRAIVDLGTTVLLTTQYLDEADRLASRIAVVDRGRVVAEGTQGELKASVGAGSVHLRLADPGQRAEAERVLALHLAAEVRREADPAALTARVGGAGGGRDAAERASRVLAELARRGIAVDAFSLGRPSLDEVFLALTGREADAGAAPADAGAAA; from the coding sequence GTGGCTGACCGCCCGGACGCCGGCGCCGTGCCGGCCGGTCCGGCCGTCGAGGCCGAGGGGCTGGTGAAGGCGTTCGGCGCCCACCGCGCCGTGGACGGCCTGGACCTGACTGTCCCGGCGGGGACCGTCTACGGGCTCCTCGGCCCGAACGGCGCGGGGAAGACGACGACCGTGAGGACGCTGGCGACGCTGGTGCGCCCGGACGGCGGCCGGGCCCGGGTCTTCGGCCGCGACGTCGTGCGGGAGGCCGGCGCGGTCCGCGGCCTGATCGGCCTCACCGGCCAGTACGCGTCGCTCGACGAGGACCTGACGGGCGCGGAGAACCTGGTCCTGCTGGGCCGGCTGGCCGGGCTGCCGAAGCGGTCGGCGCGGGACCGGGCCGACCGGGTGCTGGAGGCGTTCGCCCTGGCCGGCGCCGCTGGCCGGCGGGTGGGGGGCTACTCGGGCGGCATGCGCCGGAGGCTCGACATCGCCGCGTCGCTCCTCGCCGCGCCCGCCCTGCTGTTCCTCGACGAGCCGACGACGGGCCTGGACCCGCGCTCCCGCGGCCAGGTGTGGGACGTCGTCCGCGCGATCGTCGACCTCGGGACGACGGTCCTGCTGACCACGCAGTACCTGGACGAGGCCGACCGCCTGGCGTCCCGGATCGCCGTCGTCGACCGGGGCCGGGTCGTCGCCGAGGGCACCCAGGGCGAGCTGAAGGCGTCGGTCGGCGCGGGCTCCGTCCACCTCCGGCTGGCCGACCCCGGGCAGCGGGCGGAGGCCGAGCGGGTCCTCGCCCTCCACCTGGCCGCCGAGGTGCGGCGGGAGGCCGACCCGGCGGCGCTCACCGCCCGCGTCGGCGGCGCCGGCGGGGGCCGGGACGCGGCCGAGCGGGCCTCCCGGGTGCTCGCCGAGCTGGCCCGGCGGGGGATCGCGGTCGACGCGTTCTCGCTCGGCCGGCCCAGCCTGGACGAGGTGTTCCTCGCCCTGACCGGCCGGGAGGCGGACGCCGGCGCCGCGCCCGCGGACGCGGGGGCCGCGGCATGA
- a CDS encoding ABC transporter permease: MSAPVPGGAVPRGDAPVPARALADLLSAGERPPAPGPLAASAVFGWRAVLKIRHLPEQLFDVTALPVVLVVMFTYLFGGALAGSPREYVQYLLPGVMVMSVVMTTAYTGIALNNDIGGGVSDRFRALPVWRPATVVGYLLGDVLRYSIASAVMLAAGLVLGFRPAGGASGVAAGVLLLLVFAFSFSWIGTTLGLLVRDEKTVTGASMAVILPLNFLSDVFVDPGTMPGWLRTAVGHNPVTHAASAVRGLMDGRWPGAEVAWTLGWSAVLVAVFGSLTARLHDRG; encoded by the coding sequence ATGAGCGCCCCGGTGCCCGGCGGGGCCGTCCCGCGCGGCGACGCGCCCGTCCCGGCCCGTGCCCTCGCCGACCTGCTCTCCGCCGGGGAGCGGCCCCCCGCCCCCGGTCCGCTCGCCGCCTCCGCGGTGTTCGGCTGGCGGGCCGTGCTGAAGATCAGGCACCTGCCGGAGCAGCTCTTCGACGTGACCGCGCTGCCGGTGGTGCTGGTGGTGATGTTCACGTACCTCTTCGGCGGGGCGCTGGCCGGATCGCCCCGCGAGTACGTCCAGTACCTGCTGCCCGGCGTGATGGTGATGTCGGTGGTGATGACCACCGCGTACACCGGCATCGCGCTCAACAACGACATCGGCGGGGGTGTCTCCGACCGGTTCCGCGCGCTGCCGGTGTGGCGGCCGGCGACGGTCGTCGGCTACCTGCTGGGCGACGTGCTGCGCTACTCGATCGCCTCGGCGGTGATGCTCGCCGCCGGCCTGGTCCTCGGCTTCCGGCCGGCCGGGGGCGCCTCCGGCGTGGCCGCCGGCGTTCTCCTGCTCCTCGTCTTCGCCTTCTCCTTCTCGTGGATCGGGACGACGCTCGGCCTGCTCGTACGGGACGAGAAGACGGTGACGGGCGCCTCGATGGCGGTGATCCTGCCGCTGAACTTCCTCAGCGACGTGTTCGTCGACCCCGGCACCATGCCGGGCTGGCTGCGGACCGCGGTCGGCCACAATCCCGTCACCCACGCCGCCTCGGCGGTGCGCGGTCTCATGGACGGCCGATGGCCGGGCGCCGAAGTGGCGTGGACGCTGGGGTGGTCGGCGGTGCTGGTCGCCGTCTTCGGATCCCTGACGGCCCGGCTCCACGACCGCGGGTGA